One stretch of Danio rerio strain Tuebingen ecotype United States chromosome 6, GRCz12tu, whole genome shotgun sequence DNA includes these proteins:
- the or90e2 gene encoding odorant receptor 137-4 (The RefSeq protein has 7 substitutions compared to this genomic sequence) translates to MNSTMLQYNAQDRFKDALVRNVIVVVFGITINSIIGLFVFTFFRSSVFYNDPRYILYIHLVINDMLMVFLSVSLSVMAYAWQNVPFSFCVILLLIVAKTQTNTLLTLGGMSIERYIAICKPLHHHQICTVRRTYILISLIWSVGVLPGLADFILLLLIDPSIIAKATVCTPAKLYNTPYHEELKKYMSSIYASAVLLILIYTYCRVLITARKASTDKSSAKKAQSTILLHGAQLLLCMLSYITGSIEAMYIQLSPADWSKLLFCNYLLTNLLPRLLTPMIYGVRDKVFYSHMKGIVACKLVIVKVESTKG, encoded by the coding sequence ATGAACTCCACGATGCTTCAGTATAATGCACAGGACAGATTCAGAGATGCTTTGGTTAGAAATTTCATTGTTGTTATCTTTGGAATCACAATTAACTCCATCaatggtgtgtttgtgtttacattCTTTAGGAGTTCAGTTTTCTACAATGATCCAAGATATATTCTATATATTCACTTGGTTATCAATGATATGCTCATGGTTTTTCTAAGTGTTTCTCTTTCTGTGATGGCTTATGCATGGCAAAATGTACCTTTCTCATTTTGTGTAATACTACTACTGATAGTCTCAAAAACTCAGACGAACACTCTTCTGACATTGGGTGGCATGTCCATTGAGCGTTACATTGCCATCTGCAAACCACTGCATCACCATCAAATTTGCACAGTGCGCAGGACGTACATCCTCATCTCTCTGATATGGAGTGTTGGAGTTTTACCTGGATTGGCTGACTTTATTCTCCTTTTACTTATAGATCCTTCTATCATTGCTAAAGCGACTGTCTGTACCCCAGCAAAATTATATAACACACCATACCATGAAgaacttaaaaaatatatgtcaAGCATTTATGCATCTGCTGTTTTGCTAATACTCATATACACATACTGCCGAGTGTTGATCACAGCCAGAAAGGCCTCCACTGATAAATCCTCAGCAAAAAAAGCACAAAGCACCATCCTGCTACATGGAGTACAGCTTCTGCTCTGTATGCTGTCCTACATTACTGGTTCCATAGAAGCAATGTATATTCAATTGTCACCAGCTGATTGGTCAAAACTGCTCTTTTGTAATTACCTTCTGACAAATTTACTACCGCGGCTGCTCACCCCAATGATTTACGGTGTTCGAGATAAAGTGTTTTATAGTCACATGAAAGGCATTGTTGCATGTAAATTAGTTATTGTAAAGGTTGAATCAACTAAAGGATAA
- the or137-8 gene encoding odorant receptor 131-2-like — translation MNSTMLEYNAQDRFRDALVRNVIVVIFGITINSINGVFVFTFFRSSVFYKDPRYILYIHLVLNDMLMVFVSVSLSVMAYAWQNVPFPFCVILLIIASKTHKNSLLTLAGMSIERYIAICKPLHHYQICTVRRTYILISLIWSVGVLPGLADFIVLLLVDPFIFTKTTVCTTAKLYYTPYHEELSKYMTGIYTSVVCLILVYTYCRVLITARKASTDKSSAKKAQSTILLHGAQLLLCMLSYITGSIEVMYAQLLPADRSKLLFCNYLLTNLLPRLLTPMIYGVRDKVFYSHMKGIVACKLVIVKVESTKG, via the coding sequence ATGAACTCTACGATGCTTGAATACAATGCTCAAGACAGATTCAGGGATGCTTTGGTTAGAAATGTCATCGTTGTTATCTTTGGAATCACAATTAACTCCATCAATGGCGTGTTTGTATTTACATTCTTTAGGAGTTCAGTTTTCTATAAGGATCCAAGATATATTCTATATATTCACTTGGTTCTCAATGATATGCTCATGGTTTTTGTAAGTGTTTCTCTTTCTGTGATGGCTTATGCATGGCAAAATGTACCATTTCCATTTTGTgttatactactaataatagccTCTAAGACTCACAAGAACAGTCTTCTGACTTTGGCTGGCATGTCCATTGAGCGTTACATTGCCATCTGCAAACCACTGCATCACTATCAGATTTGCACAGTGCGCAGGACGTACATCCTCATCTCTCTGATATGGAGTGTTGGAGTTTTACCTGGATTGGCTGATTTTATTGTCCTTTTACTTGTTGATCCTTTTATCTTTACCAAAACAACTGTCTGTACCACAGCAAAATTATACTACACACCATACCATGAAGAACTTAGCAAATATATGACTGGCATTTATACATCTGTTGTGTGCCTAATACTCGTATACACATACTGTCGAGTGTTGATCACAGCCAGAAAGGCCTCCACTGATAAATCCTCAGCAAAAAAAGCTCAAAGCACCATCCTACTACACGGAGCACAGCTTCTGCTCTGTATGCTGTCCTACATTACTGGTTCCATAGAAGTGATGTATGCTCAACTGTTACCAGCCGATCGGTCAAAACTGCTCTTTTGCAATTACCTTCTGACAAATTTACTACCGCGACTGCTCACCCCAATGATTTACGGTGTTCGAGATAAAGTGTTTTATAGTCACATGAAAGGCATTGTTGCATGTAAATTAGTTATTGTAAAGGTTGAATCAACTAAAGGATAA
- the or90b2 gene encoding odorant receptor 137-3 isoform X1 translates to MAFKKLWTSFGGQRKPTKKSRKRKLIFLSRRTSCRCERVMNSTMFTYTNVDRYAEAFAKNFTTVLLGLIITCVNGLFVFTFFKSSIFYNDPRYILYVHMVICDMLMVIFSVGLSVMAYAWPNVPVPFCVTLLLISSTTHKNTPLTLAGMAIERYIAICKPLHHNQICTVRRTYILISLIWSVGVLPSLADLILLSIVRPLAFYTSALCSTSNLYSTPYHEEQSKITHGIYTTVVWVILVYTYCRVLIAARKATADKSSAKKAQNTILLHGVQLLLSMMSNITPVIDKIYAQLLPTLRSKITFFNYLFTNLLPRLLSPLIYGVRDKHFLKYLKGLFLCRLFHVKVQPAKS, encoded by the coding sequence ATGGCCTTTAAAAAGTTGTGGACGTCATTCGGAGGACAAAGAAAACCAACAAAAAAGTCAAGAAAAAGGAAGCTCATATTTTTAAGTCGCAGAACTTCATGCCGCTGTGAAAGAGTTATGAATTCTACAATGTTTACGTACACTAATGTAGACAGATATGCGGAGGCTTTCGCAAAAAATTTCACCACAGTTCTTCTTGGGCTCATAATTACCTGCGTCAATGGATTATTTGTTTTCACTTTCTTCAAGAGTTCAATATTCTACAACGATCCAAGATACATATTATATGTTCACATGGTTATCTGTGATATGCTCATGGTTATTTTCAGTGTAGGTCTCTCTGTGATGGCTTATGCATGGCCAAATGTTCCTGTACCATTTTGTGTAACACTTCTACTAATATCCTCAACAACCCATAAGAACACTCCTCTGACTTTGGCTGGTATGGCCATTGAGCGTTACATTGCCATCTGCAAACCACTGCATCACAATCAGATCTGCACAGTGCGCAGGACGTACATCCTCATCTCTCTTATATGGAGTGTTGGAGTTTTACCTTCATTGGCTGACTTGATTCTCCTTTCAATTGTTCGTCCTTTGGCTTTTTACACAAGTGCTCTCTGTAGTACATCTAATTTGTATAGCACACCGTACCATGAAGAACAGAGTAAAATTACACATGGGATATATACAACTGTTGTGTGGGTAATTCTTGTGTACACATATTGTCGAGTGCTGATTGCAGCCAGAAAAGCAACCGCTGACAAATCCTCAGCAAAAAAGGCCCAAAATACAATACTGTTACATGGAGTACAGCTCTTGCTCTCTATGATGTCCAATATTACTCCTGTTATAGACAAGATTTATGCCCAACTTCTTCCCACATTACGGTCAAAAATCACCTTTTTCAATTatctttttacaaatttattaccACGACTGCTAAGCCCTCTTATTTATGGTGTTCGagataaacattttttgaaatacCTGAAAGGGCTGTTTTTATGTCGATTATTTCATGTAAAAGTTCAACCAGCCAAATCATGA
- the or90a1 gene encoding odorant receptor 134-1 (The RefSeq protein has 2 substitutions compared to this genomic sequence): MNSTAGQQLLLRDTFAMAFMKNFIVVLVWFLLSYINGSVVATFFRHQIFYEDPRYILFIHMVINDAVQLTVTIALFLVSYILYTISVGVCCFFILVAVFTTRSTPVNLAGMAIERYIAICYPLRHAQICTVHRAYVLIGVIWFVSVVPDITDLFVTLATEPLSFFQTSVFCLRQNVFKDPVLLYKRQAFDGIYFSLVFLTLLCTYLKIMFTAHSHSTENTSAKRATNTILLHGLQLIMCLLSYISPSVEGILNIIFPGRVLEIRFANYLIVYILPRFLSPIIYGVRDKKFRKYLRRYFVCGVSTMETRVECKDGD; this comes from the coding sequence ATGAATTCAACAGCAGGCCAGCAGCTCCTCCTGAGAGACACGTTCGCCATGGCCTTCATGAAGAACTTCATCGTAGTTTTGGTGTGGTTTCTTCTCAGCTACATCAATGGCAGCGTAGTGGCTACTTTCTTCCGACACCAGATCTTTTACGAGGACCCTCGCTATATACTCTTCATACACATGGTCATTAATGACGCCGTTCAGCTCACTGTGACCATCGCTCTATTCTTGGTCAGCTACATCTTGTATACTATCAGTGTGGGAGTGTGTTGTTTCTTCATCCTGGTGGCCGTGTTTACAACCCGTAGCACGCCTGTTAACTTAGCCGGCAAGGCTATCGAGCGATATATCGCGATTTGTTATCCTTTACGACATGCTCAGATCTGCACTGTACATCGTGCTTACGTGCTCATAGGTGTTATTTGGTTTGTATCTGTGGTTCCTGATATCACTGACCTCTTTGTGACTCTAGCCACAGAACCGCTGAGTTTCTTCCAAACGTCTGTTTTCTGTCTCCGGCAAAACGTGTTTAAAGACCCGGTGTTGCTTTATAAACGGCAGGCGTTCGACGGGATTTATTTCTCGCTGGTTTTCCTGACGCTCCTGTGCACGTATTTAAAGATCATGTTCACAGCGCATTCGCATTCAACCGAGAACACGTCCGCCAAACGGGCGACCAACACCATCCTTCTTCACGGGCTGCAGCTGATCATGTGTTTGCTCTCCTACATTTCCCCAAGCGTGGAAGGAATACTGAACATCATCTTCCCAGGACGCGTTCTGGAGATCTGTTTCGCCAACTATCTGATCGTTTACATTCTGCCACGCTTTTTGAGTCCGATCATATATGGCGTGCGGGATAAGAAATTCCGCAAGTATCTGAGGAGGTATTTTGTCTGTGGCGTTTCTACAATGGAAACCAGAGTTGAGTGTAAAGATGGAGATTAA
- the or90b2 gene encoding odorant receptor 137-3: protein MNSTMFTYTNVDRYAEAFAKNFTTVLLGLIITCVNGLFVFTFFKSSIFYNDPRYILYVHMVICDMLMVIFSVGLSVMAYAWPNVPVPFCVTLLLISSTTHKNTPLTLAGMAIERYIAICKPLHHNQICTVRRTYILISLIWSVGVLPSLADLILLSIVRPLAFYTSALCSTSNLYSTPYHEEQSKITHGIYTTVVWVILVYTYCRVLIAARKATADKSSAKKAQNTILLHGVQLLLSMMSNITPVIDKIYAQLLPTLRSKITFFNYLFTNLLPRLLSPLIYGVRDKHFLKYLKGLFLCRLFHVKVQPAKS, encoded by the coding sequence ATGAATTCTACAATGTTTACGTACACTAATGTAGACAGATATGCGGAGGCTTTCGCAAAAAATTTCACCACAGTTCTTCTTGGGCTCATAATTACCTGCGTCAATGGATTATTTGTTTTCACTTTCTTCAAGAGTTCAATATTCTACAACGATCCAAGATACATATTATATGTTCACATGGTTATCTGTGATATGCTCATGGTTATTTTCAGTGTAGGTCTCTCTGTGATGGCTTATGCATGGCCAAATGTTCCTGTACCATTTTGTGTAACACTTCTACTAATATCCTCAACAACCCATAAGAACACTCCTCTGACTTTGGCTGGTATGGCCATTGAGCGTTACATTGCCATCTGCAAACCACTGCATCACAATCAGATCTGCACAGTGCGCAGGACGTACATCCTCATCTCTCTTATATGGAGTGTTGGAGTTTTACCTTCATTGGCTGACTTGATTCTCCTTTCAATTGTTCGTCCTTTGGCTTTTTACACAAGTGCTCTCTGTAGTACATCTAATTTGTATAGCACACCGTACCATGAAGAACAGAGTAAAATTACACATGGGATATATACAACTGTTGTGTGGGTAATTCTTGTGTACACATATTGTCGAGTGCTGATTGCAGCCAGAAAAGCAACCGCTGACAAATCCTCAGCAAAAAAGGCCCAAAATACAATACTGTTACATGGAGTACAGCTCTTGCTCTCTATGATGTCCAATATTACTCCTGTTATAGACAAGATTTATGCCCAACTTCTTCCCACATTACGGTCAAAAATCACCTTTTTCAATTatctttttacaaatttattaccACGACTGCTAAGCCCTCTTATTTATGGTGTTCGagataaacattttttgaaatacCTGAAAGGGCTGTTTTTATGTCGATTATTTCATGTAAAAGTTCAACCAGCCAAATCATGA